The sequence below is a genomic window from Kitasatospora kifunensis.
AACGAGGACGGGACGGTCGAGCTCGGCCGCCTGGCCGCGTACGTGCGCGACAAGCGCGTCCCGCTGGAGATGTGCCCCACCTCCAACCTGCAGACGGCGGCCGCGAGTTCGTACGCCGAGCACCCGATCGGGCTGCTCAGCCGGCTGAAGTTCCGGGTCACCGTCAACACCGACAACCGGCTGATGAGCGGCACCAGCATGAGCCAGGAGTTCGGGCACCTGGTGGAGGCGTTCGGCTACTCGCTGGACGACATGCAGTGGTTCACCGTCAACGCGATGAAGTCGGCCTTCGTGCCGTTCGACGAGCGCCTCGCGATGATCAACGAGGTGATCAAGCCCGGCTACGCGGAGCTCAAGGCCGAGTGGCTGTTCGGTTCGTCGGCCTGAGATCGAGTGATGGTCGCAAAAACTGACGTTTCGTCAATCTCCTTGTGGGACTGGTCAAGTAGGACTGTCTGACAGTTCACTCGGGCGAGTGAAGAGCCTTTGGTTCGAGCCCGAGTGACTGTCTACGGTGGGCAGTCACTGCTGACACGGTGCAGCGGCACACCCTGGGCCCCGCCCGGATGTGTGCCAGGGCGCGAGCCCGTGCGCCGGCCCGACGAGGACACGAGGACGGACTCATGAAGCAGGCCACTCTCAAGGTTGCCGGTACCGCGGCGCTCGGCGTCGCCATCGCGACGGTCGGGGCTGGTGCGGCCTCCGCCGCCGCTGGCCCTCTCCCCGCGCTGCCGGACACCGGCAGCGTGACCGGGGCTCTCGGCCAGGCCCCCGCGGTCAGCGGTCCGGTGAAGCAGACCACCGGTCTGCTCGACCAGAAGTCCGGCACCCAGGCCGCGCCCGCCCCCGCCGCGCAGGCCCCGGCCGCCGCGCAGAACGGCACCGCGCCCGAGGCCGTCGCCCCGGCCGCGGCGCCGAACTCCGCCACCCGCGGCCTGCCGGTCGGCGCGGTGCAGAGCGCGGCCAAGCAGGTCCCGCTGAGCGGTGCGCTCGGCAGTGCGGTCCCGCTGGGCGCGAGCGTGCCCGGCCTGGGGGGCTGACCGGAGCGGCTCGCAGCCGCGAACGCGTCGGGCCGTCCACTCCGCTCAGGCGGGGTGGACGGCCCGACGCGTTGTCGCGTTCCCTGCCTGGGCGGGGATCACGGTTCCTGCGGCAGCAGGAACCAGAGCGCCAGGTAGATCAGGAACTGCGGGCCCGGCAGCAGGCAGGAGACCAGGAAGATCAGCCGGACCGTCCACGGGGTGAGGCC
It includes:
- a CDS encoding ATP-binding protein, whose product is MKQATLKVAGTAALGVAIATVGAGAASAAAGPLPALPDTGSVTGALGQAPAVSGPVKQTTGLLDQKSGTQAAPAPAAQAPAAAQNGTAPEAVAPAAAPNSATRGLPVGAVQSAAKQVPLSGALGSAVPLGASVPGLGG
- a CDS encoding PspC domain-containing protein, with the protein product MRTLARPRHNRLIAGVCAGVAERFGLTPWTVRLIFLVSCLLPGPQFLIYLALWFLLPQEP